A part of Nitrospirota bacterium genomic DNA contains:
- the rpsF gene encoding 30S ribosomal protein S6 yields MNIYENVVILNASLSDEEINAAVTKIKDVVANSGGETIKADLWGRKKLAYEIKKQQKGFYVLFIFKTPAASIRKLEELYKVYDSVIKFMVIKLGPKQVKALEAAQAAAEAAAQAAAQAAAEAEQAPKEA; encoded by the coding sequence ATGAACATCTACGAGAACGTCGTCATCCTCAACGCCTCACTCTCTGATGAAGAGATCAATGCTGCTGTTACAAAGATTAAGGACGTGGTCGCAAATTCCGGCGGTGAGACAATCAAGGCAGATCTCTGGGGCAGAAAAAAACTTGCCTATGAGATAAAGAAGCAGCAGAAGGGCTTCTACGTGCTTTTTATCTTCAAGACCCCGGCTGCCTCGATCAGAAAGCTCGAAGAACTTTACAAGGTCTATGATTCGGTCATTAAATTCATGGTGATCAAGCTCGGGCCAAAGCAGGTCAAGGCACTGGAAGCTGCGCAGGCTGCGGCGGAGGCTGCTGCCCAGGCGGCTGCGCAGGCTGCTGCAGAGGCAGAGCAGGCACCGAAAGAGGCTTAA
- the ssb gene encoding single-stranded DNA-binding protein: protein MFNKVILIGNLTKDPELRYTPKGTPVCTLRLASTTRYKSGDSMKDDTLFINVVVWGKQGETAAQYLAKGKSVLVEGRLQEQRWETDGQQKSRFEVVAQGVRFLSKKDEGGSHDSGASDDFAPPDETTDLEPF, encoded by the coding sequence ATGTTCAATAAGGTCATACTCATAGGCAATCTTACGAAGGACCCTGAGCTCAGATATACTCCGAAGGGAACGCCGGTATGCACCTTGAGGCTTGCCTCCACTACAAGATACAAGTCCGGCGACAGCATGAAGGATGACACGTTGTTCATCAATGTTGTCGTATGGGGCAAGCAGGGCGAGACCGCGGCCCAGTACCTTGCCAAAGGCAAGTCTGTCCTTGTTGAAGGAAGACTGCAGGAGCAGCGCTGGGAGACTGACGGCCAGCAGAAGTCCCGGTTTGAGGTCGTTGCGCAGGGAGTCCGCTTCCTCAGCAAGAAGGATGAAGGAGGCTCTCACGACAGCGGTGCTTCCGATGACTTTGCCCCCCCTGACGAGACAACGGACCTTGAGCCGTTCTAA